Sequence from the Argentina anserina chromosome 7, drPotAnse1.1, whole genome shotgun sequence genome:
tattgcATCTTTTCAAATAAAACAACAAAGCAAGCTCATCGAGTCATAGAATAGGAAGCCTCGtgttgtaacaaaaaaagaaaaaagaataggAAGCCTCGTGTGATTTCTATGTTTTCAACACAGTCATTTAGGCCAAACAGTCTACATTATACAACGAAGAAAATGTTACATCATTTGGAATAATTAGGTGCAAAATCCAAATGTCCAATAATTTCCAACCTAGGAATtacacttcttcttcttcttgttggaTAAGCACTTTGTTGCATTCTGTTGAGGGCACGACGGATATGTGTCAGTATCTGAGATGAATTCACATTTCTCCTATGAAGATCAAATAATTTATCTCTAACTATGAAAAttgtaattagaaaataaaattataaagaaaCAAGATTAAAATCGATAAAAACATAACATTATGTGATCGATACATCATGTACCGTTAGTCAGACAATATGCAAATGCATGCTACCATTGTGTTTATTTGCTTGCTAATATGCAATAAGCAATTAAGCATTACCAACTCAATTGAAATAGCTCCTTTTTAACAAAActtctatatatttttaatgtcCAAAGTATTTCAATTGTTACATGTATTCTAATGAATGTGTGTGTATACGCAGCAGGTGCTCTCCCCAAACTTTCAGAAGCAAAATATCTGGCGGATTTAATCATAACTTGAAGGTATGGAAGTTCAAGCTACTAAATTTGGTCCAACTGAACAAGATGGTTGGAACTTGGAAGGGTACAATTTTGAGCAACTCATTAAGCAACATGTATATACCAACCAGAAACAGAGCCAGGACGAAAGATTTAAACGCAAGGGAGGCTGATCTTAACTTTGAACCAACAGAGTTGTGAAGAAATGATCTTTGTTATACCAAAAACCACTCAAATGAAGGATCGTGATTGCTCACCTCAGCTCAAACTAAAGATCTAGCCGAGCAAAACCCCAACTATAGTGcccatttcatttttttaaacacTCTCACCCACCCCGTTGGCCCTTGCTGATCATACTCAGTTCCATCCTCATTCTTGTGGCAATTCGACTTTGAAATGAAGTGACATTGTACTATACTACTACTATCACATTTCGAGATTGAAACTACTAACCTATAGAATTCAGAACGCTCATGGGTTGGAAAATCTACAATATTAACGGAGATGGAATTATGTTGGAGCTTCAAGCTCAACTAGTTGAGCAATCCCTAATAATAAGCAACCGTTCTAGATTCTATAAATTGGTAGCTTATGGAGTTGGAAGTTTTCCTAGCTACCCCATCCTATTGAAGCAACCAAACATTTTTAGTAGATTCTATAGCTCTTACACTTGAAACAAACCTTCTGTAGTGGTTGTATGGTTGCTCTACTTCTAGGTAACTCGTTAAAAATGGTTTAAGTCGTATAAGTGAGAATACAATTAGTGATCAGAATAGTTTTTCTAGTTGTAAATGGTTCATTCTCgaagaataagaataattaTCTGATGCTTTTCAAACATGTCTGCCGTACATGCTCCTACCATTAGTCTAAAAAATAAGCCATTAGACTACCATTCAGCAAAGTACAGGTGTGGTAAATGATTTAGTGTCAGgtaccctaaaccctaaacctttGCCCTCTGCATAATCATGAATCTTCTTCTACCAGCACTCTCCACATGCTCTCCTAGTTTTGCCAGGTGAttcattcttcttttccaCGATTCTGAGGCCCCTAATTGTTTCTTCATTGTCTCCGATTCAACTTGGACATCTTCAGAAGATTCAGGACTTCTGTCTGTTTGGTTTGCTTCTTCTGAGTCTTTAATAATCTGCTTCAATGTTTCTACTACCTGACTCATTGTTGGCCGGTCTTTTGGACTCTTTGATAGACAACTATCAGCCAACTTGGCAATTTTTCTTGCTGCACTACTAGAATAACTACTATCAAGTCGAGGATCCATCATCAAGCCAAACCTTTTGCTATCAGGAGGAAACTGTTTCACCCATTCTAAAAGTTTTTGTTCTGTTCTTGGCCGGTTTCTCTCCAACGATCGCCTGCCTGTAAGAATTTCAAACAACACGACACCGAAGCTCCAGACATCACTCTTAGTTGTCAGATGACCGGTCTCAATGTAATCCGGAGCAGCATATCCATATGTTCCCACTACCTGTGCAGGAATGAATTCGATTTAGCACTATAGTACTCCTAATGATTTAAGTTCTTTTTAAAGTTTCTAATAAACTAAATTATTTAGCATTTGATGCAATACTTTACAAGTCACTAAATTTTTGTAGCAACTAATATATAGGGTCCATGGCTAATATGCTGTGCTAGTTGACAAAAATCTACTATTACATGAAAAGATCAATGTTAAGTAGGAATCTCATGAAAGCTGCAAATGAGAAAGAAGTGCACAAAATACTTACTGCAGTTGACACATGAGTATGCCCAACCATTGGCCCCTCCCTTGCTAGCCCAAAGTCTGAAAGCTTCGGTTCGAAATTCTCATCCAGCAACACATTTGCACATTTGAAGTCTCGATATATTACCTTCAGCGGAGCATAAGAATATTAAAACAACGATCTTAAAAGACGAAGCTCTGAAGGCTGAGAATAACATAAAAAATGGTGTGCCATGTAGAACTGATGTTAGTTGAATGTTTATAAACCTGAACTTCCAATCCTTCATGAAGATAAGTTAATCCTTGAGCTGCTCCTAGTATTATCTGTAGTCTTGTCTCCCAAGGAATACTTGGGTGGGCCCTGTTAAATATATGATCTTCTAAACTTCTGTTTTGCATGTATTCGTAGACGAGTAGTCTTTGAATTCCTCTTTCTCCATCCACAGCACAATAGCCTATTAGTTTGACAAGATTGGGGTGCTCCACAACACTTAGAAACTGAACCTCTGCCACCCATTGTTTATGACCCTAATTGAGAAACAgataattaaaagaaatgatACTCAGAAAGACAAAAATAAATTGGCCATGGACTAATGGGGCACACAAGCTTCCACCATTATTGTAATTGAAGTAAATCTAAATCGCCTTATATGCTGCAAGCCTTGAACATAGGAACACTACCCTCCAAGTTCCAACTCGACAAAAATCTCGACATTGTAAGTAAAAAATGTAAAGACTTAATAGACAAGAGTGGCGAAAATAAGGTTGCTGATACCATTTGAAAAATGTTCATGATACATGGTACAGAGGGGGGTAGTCAGAAACTTGGCTCTTAATCAACAATAAAACAGAGAGCAATTTAATACTAGAGCTCACATATTTAATGACAACAAGTCAGAAACGTATCCTATCCAAATTAATATACAAATCAAAGAAATCTTGATCACACTGCTTaacaattcaattcaaatttaataggAAGATGCTTGAACTCAAATACCTGTATGCCATCGTTGTTGAGCTTTTTAATGGCGACTACAACTGGATCGCCCTTGGACTCAGCAGGCTTAACTGAACCCTTGTAGACATTTCCAAATCCACCTTCTCCAATTTTAAGTAACCTATTGAAATCCTTTGTTGCTTGCCTCAGCTCTTCGAAAGTAAACACCCTTAAATTAtgagccttttcttcataCAATTCCGGTATACCGCGCGGTGAATTTGCCGAGCAGGAAGACTTAATCGCCCTACTAGCTCCCGAACAATCAGAGCCGCTTTGGTCTTTTAGCTCAGGAGCTGATCTTTGTTCTCTGGTCCTAGatttttccttaaaatagTAGAAACACTTCATTGTAATGAATCCTTAGCAAACTGCCTAGCTGAGATTAAGTGTGATCTTTCTCTGCTGCATTGAACAACTGTAACATATATAGAACAAAGCATCAACACCGTTCTCTTCATACAGGCATACCCAAATGCCTGAAAACTGCtaatataattaatgaaaAACAAAGACCAATATAATCATTTGCAAATACAAAAGATCATAAGTTCAGAAGCATATATTATGCAGACGAAGATCAAGAGATCACACTTGAAGAAATGGTAGGGGGAGTAAATAGGAGGATCAAAACAGGGAGAACCCAGATGGGAATGGAAGATCAAGGCACACAATCATGACCGTTATGaggaaaaccaaaaccaagaaCAGAACAATGATCGAGCAGGTGAACAAACCCAAATCATGAACAGAATTACCTTGTGAAAGTCTCTTGGAAACACTTGAGTTTTCAAAGGGGTAGGGATTGGAGAGACTAAGGATGTCTTTGCTTGCTTggcttctctttctctctttgctTAAATGGTTAGGCAACCTGGTGTGGGCAATCTGGTGTAGGCTCTTTTGAATTGTGTGCCTTGGtctgaaatatatataatttgagtTATTCAACGTTGGATTAATAAGAAAGAATATATTCCTATATTGAGCTAATTTAAACGTTTAAAGTTTAGAAATGAGCGATATCAGAAACTCTAGCTAGCTACTTGCTTTCTCTCTCAAATAGCTAGACCTGACCAAATATTGATTGATAGTCAAAGCCAAGAACAGAAACTAACAAATGGGTCAACACCGTGGACACTGTTTAGGATATTTTCCTGCCTAACATGCATTTTAGAATATAAGAATCCTGCAAAAATTCATACAACTTTGAagatgttttatgtttttgtagcAATGTGCCCTATTATTAATTAAGACTTGAAGGCAGTGTATAAGTTTTATTTAAGAAAAAATCATTCCTAAcattttttcaaaaatgatGCATTTTAGAATACAAAAAAGTTGACTCAGAACTACCTTGCTTGAACTTTATACATATGCAGCAAAAAATTGAAGTATATAAAAATTGATCAATCGTAAATACTTCATTATAAAATATGTTATTATTCGtgcataatatatattaattgtatcggtataattttttattaattctTATTGTTCATACGATTGGACGGTGTGTTTAATCCAATTATTTTTCGCGGTCTTGCCAACTTCCGATTTTCTTTATACGGATGTTATTGAATTATAGAGGTTCTAGCTAGGTTTGTGGtttcaaaatttctttttctacTGATGATAATAATAGCAAGCAAACTAGACAATTAACGTAATATTTCCTTTTCACAATTAATGAAATTGCAGGATAAGGTGCGGGTGATGGGATACACAACCATCAAGTTGTCTAAAATTCTTGTAGATAAATAGAGAATCATATATAATATGGGTACAGGGTAACTGTATAGCTTGGCAAGTAAGTTTTATTAAGAGACGCATCAAATCTGCTGGGAAAATGACTTGGGATCAAATTAGAGGCTTAGAACTCAAAACTTGACCAATTTTCATATTTAAAAAGCAAAGCTGGAAGACGTTGATGAGTCTTCTCGATGCCCATGAGTATAGCCCTGGCATTATTGGATAGCAAGGTACCTATTTGTCAAATCACCAGCGTGAAAATTGGGGCTGTGTGACTCACTGACTCCCGTCTCTATTGAGAGAATACACGAAGCTTTTGGACAAAGGAATTCGAAGTTTAATAACCATATAATATAAACAACCCTATTTGGATCATACAATTGTCAACAATCGTCACTTTTTCATTAATCTTAGAGATTTCAAATTGGGAAGCTCTGGAAATTCATGCTGTAGAAGCATTATTTATACACACAcgtatatatgtgtgtgcgcGCACgcattttctccaagtcgtgtTACTCGTGTAAATCAGATTTATGTAATAGCTTAGCAGACTTGCCTTTTGTTAAAGTATAAGTTAATTAATAGAACTGTCTGCTACCAACGTACCGTCTCGTAAAATTAGTCTATTTCTACGAGTACAATTTATGAGAGAATTAACTAATCTCATCGATCTGTTGATAAAAAATTGCTCCTATATATCATAGGTGTTTGAGAGCTTCGCCATTTGAATATATATCACTTCTTTTCTTAGTATCACTTATGTTTCCTATAAGTTTCTAACTACTTAATTAATGAGTACGTTATCTTTTGGCAATTTCATTGATCAtgctaacttttttttttttgcaaggTTTGACGTACTTCAGTAACAATTGCACGTAAGTTCTAACATCAAGTCTAATAACATACACTATGCCACATTTTTCCACTGAAAACTTGGCTGAAAGAAGATTCGGATTTCGGACATACCTAGCTTCCAATATAttgatcaattatatataagagaagtataaattttttttctctgatGCACAACTAGATAAGAAAAGTTAGAGGGGAACATTGAAGCTAATGTACGTAGAAGAAATATAGTGGATCTTCAACCGATAACTGAAAGAAACATTGCATCACTATTTTGATATCTATACGTGCATTCTTGTACGTGATGATCGTAGGTAATAGGAGGCCTAAATCTCCCAACTACTCTAATCAGCCAACACtaataagagtttgatttACTtgcattaaatatatatatatatatatattattattactgtAAAATTATTGACGTGTCATTCAGTCATATAATCGATATGGTGGataccctctctctctcattttctcGGCACTTCGACAGAGGCTTAGAACCTCCACCGAGACCACATCGCCATCTGCCTCTCTCGGCGTCACGCCGCCGTCGTCCAACAAGGATTGCAACATGAATCCTCACCTTCATGACCGTCTCTTCATTCTCTTCCAAACCATGTCTCTCAATCCTCCATTGATCCATGATTTTGGTGATATCAAACTAGAGGCAGTGAGATGTCTTCAATGATTTTCCGGTGAGTTCTACAACTCTGGCGAGCTCTTCAGTCTTCTTTTGGTAAGCTAGACCATTATCTTGTAAAACCCAATTCATTTCTATCTTTGGTTTCATTGATTTGAAGCTTGACTTGGTAATTCCTTTTCTGGGTTCGCACCATCTTTACCGTTGTGAAGCTTTGGGATTCCGATGAAATCCTCAGTCTCTGACTTCATGATTTTCTCCTATTTGGTAAGCCCAGCTTCTATTCCTATTCTCTAATTCGATTAAGCCTAAGGCCAATTCCATCGAAACCTTAATTCCACTCTTCTTTgcttatg
This genomic interval carries:
- the LOC126801634 gene encoding probable serine/threonine-protein kinase PBL19, which codes for MKCFYYFKEKSRTREQRSAPELKDQSGSDCSGASRAIKSSCSANSPRGIPELYEEKAHNLRVFTFEELRQATKDFNRLLKIGEGGFGNVYKGSVKPAESKGDPVVVAIKKLNNDGIQGHKQWVAEVQFLSVVEHPNLVKLIGYCAVDGERGIQRLLVYEYMQNRSLEDHIFNRAHPSIPWETRLQIILGAAQGLTYLHEGLEVQVIYRDFKCANVLLDENFEPKLSDFGLAREGPMVGHTHVSTAVVGTYGYAAPDYIETGHLTTKSDVWSFGVVLFEILTGRRSLERNRPRTEQKLLEWVKQFPPDSKRFGLMMDPRLDSSYSSSAARKIAKLADSCLSKSPKDRPTMSQVVETLKQIIKDSEEANQTDRSPESSEDVQVESETMKKQLGASESWKRRMNHLAKLGEHVESAGRRRFMIMQRAKV